From Lysobacter auxotrophicus, the proteins below share one genomic window:
- a CDS encoding AI-2E family transporter: MQSQALDDIARFLRRLQWTALALAVCWLVWVLAPILTPFVFALMLAWLGDPLVDRLERAGRSRNVAVTLVFTAMALIVLAGLLILVPLMERQIETLVASWPHYREWFMLTALPWVEQRLGVELTEWLDFSHISQLVRDNWDRAGGIAATVLGYLSRSGFAVIGIVANVALLPVITFFFLRDWDLLVERVASLIPRDHLDIVSRLARESSDVLSAFLRGQFLVMLVLGVMYGLGLWAVGLDLGILIGLIAGILTFVPYLGPASGILLGVIAALVQYGDWQHVAGVLVVFGIGQVIESYVLTPKLVGDRIGLHPVAVIFAVLAGGQLFGFLGMLLALPVAAVVNVLLRYAQERYRHSRLYVGTHASPEDGVPDSLVDPHLAPPAEHKPSDSRESTDE; encoded by the coding sequence ATGCAATCGCAAGCCCTGGACGACATCGCACGATTCCTGCGCCGCCTTCAGTGGACGGCGCTCGCGCTGGCCGTGTGCTGGCTGGTCTGGGTGCTCGCACCGATCCTGACGCCGTTCGTGTTCGCGCTGATGCTCGCGTGGCTGGGCGATCCGCTGGTCGACCGGCTCGAACGCGCCGGTCGCTCGCGAAACGTCGCGGTGACGCTGGTGTTCACCGCGATGGCGTTGATCGTGCTCGCCGGGCTGCTGATCCTGGTCCCGTTGATGGAACGGCAGATCGAGACGCTGGTGGCGTCGTGGCCGCATTACCGCGAATGGTTCATGCTCACCGCGCTGCCGTGGGTCGAACAACGCCTGGGCGTCGAACTCACCGAATGGCTGGATTTCAGCCACATCAGCCAGCTCGTCCGCGACAACTGGGACCGCGCCGGCGGCATCGCCGCGACCGTGCTGGGCTACCTGTCGCGCTCGGGCTTCGCGGTGATCGGCATCGTCGCGAACGTCGCGCTGCTGCCGGTGATCACGTTCTTCTTCCTGCGCGACTGGGACCTGCTGGTCGAACGCGTCGCCTCGCTGATCCCGCGCGACCACCTCGACATCGTCAGCCGGCTCGCGCGCGAATCCAGCGACGTGCTCAGCGCGTTCCTGCGCGGCCAGTTCCTGGTGATGCTGGTGCTGGGCGTGATGTACGGCCTGGGGTTGTGGGCGGTCGGGCTGGACCTGGGCATCCTCATCGGCCTCATCGCCGGCATCCTGACCTTCGTGCCGTACCTCGGTCCGGCCAGCGGCATCCTTCTCGGCGTGATCGCCGCGCTGGTGCAGTACGGCGACTGGCAGCACGTCGCCGGCGTGCTGGTGGTGTTCGGCATCGGCCAGGTGATCGAGAGCTACGTGCTGACGCCCAAGCTCGTCGGCGACCGCATCGGCCTGCATCCGGTGGCGGTCATCTTCGCCGTGCTCGCGGGCGGGCAGCTGTTCGGCTTCCTCGGCATGCTGCTCGCGCTGCCGGTGGCGGCGGTGGTGAACGTGCTGCTGCGCTACGCGCAGGAGCGTTACCGCCATAGTCGGCTCTACGTGGGAACGCACGCGTCGCCGGAGGACGGCGTGCCGGACTCGCTCGTCGATCCGCACCTGGCGCCGCCGGCCGAACACAAGCCGAGTGATTCCC
- a CDS encoding DUF2066 domain-containing protein yields the protein MVRAIRAGTPRTTFLRKIHFLVMAAALLVASSGAWAQRVEGDRARAEGIYATEVSVNGQGETERNAAFARGLAQVLGKLSGDRSVTSKPGVGNELRQARTYVKQYDYRQDEGVGPTGAPSFRTLLVIQYDEEAVNDLAATLGISIWPQPRPKPVLWLAIDDGSGPRLVGLPQVNAARPALNRAVERGYKLGLPTGNAAEQAAVGAIWRGDSAAVARASARYSPPMQLIGKLYRDTTAGWKADWTFVDAGKVLANWSQTGADARQLMAGGADGAADALMKRYAKRAPSGEPGLYRVTFTGIDSSDDFIRLAGYLQKLSVVRRITPVRATPQGLEYELDLVSGMPGFNRLLARDGVVDVLEGLEGQPPVYRLR from the coding sequence CGCGCACGACGTTCCTCCGGAAGATCCACTTCCTGGTGATGGCGGCCGCCTTGCTGGTGGCCAGTTCCGGTGCGTGGGCGCAGCGCGTGGAGGGCGATCGCGCCCGCGCCGAGGGCATCTACGCGACCGAAGTGTCGGTCAACGGGCAGGGCGAGACCGAGCGCAACGCCGCCTTCGCGCGCGGCCTGGCGCAGGTGCTGGGCAAGCTGTCGGGCGACCGCTCCGTCACGTCCAAGCCGGGCGTGGGCAACGAACTGCGCCAGGCCCGGACCTACGTGAAGCAGTACGACTACCGCCAGGACGAGGGCGTCGGCCCGACCGGCGCGCCGAGTTTCCGCACGTTGCTGGTGATCCAGTACGACGAGGAGGCCGTGAACGACCTCGCCGCCACGCTGGGCATCTCGATCTGGCCCCAGCCGCGCCCCAAGCCGGTGCTGTGGCTGGCGATCGACGACGGCAGCGGCCCGCGTCTGGTAGGCCTGCCGCAGGTCAATGCGGCCCGGCCCGCGCTCAACCGCGCGGTCGAACGTGGTTACAAGCTCGGCCTGCCGACCGGCAACGCCGCCGAACAGGCCGCCGTCGGCGCGATCTGGCGCGGCGACAGCGCCGCCGTGGCCCGCGCCTCGGCCCGCTACAGCCCGCCGATGCAGCTGATCGGCAAGCTCTATCGCGACACGACCGCCGGCTGGAAGGCCGACTGGACCTTCGTCGACGCCGGCAAGGTGCTCGCGAACTGGTCGCAGACCGGCGCCGACGCCCGCCAGCTGATGGCCGGCGGTGCGGACGGCGCGGCCGATGCGCTGATGAAGCGCTACGCCAAGCGCGCGCCCTCCGGCGAGCCGGGCCTGTACCGCGTGACCTTCACCGGTATCGACAGCAGCGACGACTTCATCCGCCTGGCCGGTTACCTGCAGAAGCTGTCGGTGGTGCGCCGGATCACCCCGGTGCGCGCCACGCCGCAGGGTCTGGAATACGAGCTCGACCTCGTCAGCGGCATGCCGGGCTTCAACCGCCTGCTCGCCCGCGACGGCGTGGTCGATGTCCTGGAAGGCCTGGAAGGCCAGCCGCCGGTCTACCGGCTGCGTTGA